In Mytilus edulis chromosome 6, xbMytEdul2.2, whole genome shotgun sequence, the following proteins share a genomic window:
- the LOC139528310 gene encoding uncharacterized protein isoform X2, translating to MSNMQNENWSVQNFYKMLEDQSQQVPNDARQSRYCKYITKFASHFGKEWCMVVGSTAEKTRLRSNMNEGDFDYLIISGVSIPVEALEHREDLPCFVHVRGDKFKHSFTHNLVNGKYIHSRILKEVDREAFKIMCGLLQVFTMPLVSKGLHYNRVGINRDAKPGMCEEHYVGFQMVGGANEEIYIRKQDTDIRATKKYFQSVMDLSDLSPSMKSLLNNLITVLAEIKPHNKSGTAMYQTFAGLIEAVNSDNAVHNVAKLTSFHPKGTEANDRHYIEDSSGKNVFRIKFNYKSSNDFIAAFPLKGKLKCLEEWRVRILTSDKVLWPSAEAVEKICQSEVYVVAKPAIVNPSADIDFCLGFNQAEIILASNLSSEQRLCFLLLKSLQKGYLKHYFSVLTTFHWKTAFYHQCGQIDPALFDRHSTILLALVSVLSYMIECLDKRYLKHYFLDSNLIANITETEANEIKGKIEEIIKTPEAALRLYFDMNKECKNSKQEEEISMKEIEEMKTRMNNPSNEKQTDTIISLMSDLQKATASDDSKLTQAIVDTLYMVIEEETDIPFVRPETPHQQCSLNDLLAQATIYSTTSFSSKNEKKKALKDLKAKFQRYFLLFVLSELDVVLYYFVHEVYIMVINL from the exons ATG AGTAACATGCAGAATGAAAACTGGTCTGTCCAGAATTTCTACAAAATGTTAGAGGACCAAAGCCAACAAGTACCGAATGATGCACGGCAAAGCAGGTACtgcaaatatattacaaaatttgCCTCTCATTTTGGCAAAGAGTGGTGTATGGTAGTGGGGAGCACGGCAGAAAAAACGAGGCTGCGGTCAAACATGAACGAAGGCGACTTTGACTACCTGATTATATCAGGGGTTTCCATACCCGTAGAGGCTTTAGAACATAGAGAGGATCTACCTTGTTTTGTTCACGTTAGAGGTGACAAATTTAAACATTCATTTACCCACAATTTGGTAAACGGGAAATACATCCACAGTCGTATTCTAAAAGAAGTCGATAGAGAGGCTTTTAAAATAATGTGCGGTCTGTTGCAGGTATTTACAATGCCACTTGTTTCTAAGGGGTTACATTATAATCGTGTCGGCATCAACCGTGACGCTAAACCTGGCATGTGCGAAGAACATTATGTTGGCTTCCAGATGGTTGGGGGAGCTAATgaagaaatatatataagaaaacagGATACAGATATTAGAGCTACGAAAAAATATTTCCAATCGGTAATGGATTTAAGTGATTTATCTCCAAGTATGAAATCTCTTCTTAACAACCTTATAACCGTACTTGCTGAAATAAAACCACACAACAAGTCTGGTACTGCCATGTATCAAACCTTCGCTGGTTTAATAGAGGCAGTCAATTCTGATAATGCAGTACACAATGTAGCCAAGCTGACGTCTTTTCATCCAAAGGGCACAGAGGCAAACGACAGACATTACATTGAGGATTCATCTGGAAAAAATGTATTCCGgattaaatttaattataaatccAGCAACGATTTCATCGCTGCATTTCCTCTTAAGGGAAAACTGAAATGTCTGGAAGAATGGCGAGTTCGGATACTTACCAGCGACAAAGTTCTGTGGCCCAGCGCGGAAGCTGTGGAAAAAATCTGCCAGTCGGAGGTGTACGTTGTAGCTAAGCCGGCAATTGTCAACCCTTCTGCCGACATCGATTTTTGTCTCGGCTTCAATCAAGCGGAAATTATCCTAGCTTCAAACCTTAGTTCTGAACAAAGATTATGTTTCCTACTCCTTAAATCCCTCCAGAAAGGATAccttaaacattatttttcagtACTTACCACGTTTCACTGGAAAACTGCCTTTTACCATCAGTGTGGACAAATCGATCCTGCTCTCTTTGATCGTCATTCTACAATATTATTAGCACTTGTGAGTGTTTTATCCTACATGATAGAGTGCTTAGACAAAAGATATCTCAAGCACTATTTCCTAGATAGCAATCTAATAGCTAATATTACTGAGACAGAAGCCAATGAAATCAAAGGGAAGATCGAAGAAATTATTAAAACCCCAGAAGCAGCTCTCCGATTGTATTTCGATATGAATAAAGAATGTAAAAACTCAAAACAAGAAGAAGAGATATCCATGAAAGAAATAGAAGAAATGAAGACACGGATGAATAATCCGTCCAATGAAAAACAAACCGACACAATAATTAGCTTGATGTCCGATTTGCAGAAAGCAACCGCTAGCGACGATTCTAAACTCACACAAGCTATTGTGGATACGTTATATATGGTTATTGAGGAGGAAACAGATATCCCGTTTGTACGACCAGAAACCCCACACCAGCAGTGTAGCCTCAACGATCTCTTGGCACAGGCTACAATATATTCCACAACAAGCTTTTCCTCAAAGAATGAGAAGAAAAAGGCACTAAAAGACTTAAAGGCAAAGTTTCAACGGTACTTTCTTCTATTCGTTTTAAGTGAGCTTGACgttgttttgtattattttgttcATGAGGTATACATAATGGTTATCAATTTATGA